In Ooceraea biroi isolate clonal line C1 chromosome 1, Obir_v5.4, whole genome shotgun sequence, the genomic stretch TACGAAATTGCTGTATCTCCAACAAGCTCCTTACACGTAGtcttacaaattttattttgttatcctCGCAAATTGCAATCcagattttatataactatCAGTGagaatcataataatataaataataaattagaggATGTTCCATACACGTTTTTCTTCAACAgggtataataaaataaaaacacttattaTTCTTAACTTTGCTGTAATAcattgattataataattatgatataaaacatACAAGAGTAGGATATAACATACTAAAAGTATATAGTCAACATTATATGCACACAAATACTTGTAATTCaaagtttataatataatcaaaagACAATTTTCCTTGTTTTCACACATCTGCACATTCTGGgtttactatttattaaatattttatttaaaacatgcacctataaatatatataataacattacatatatatgtatataatagatgcatgtacatgtataccatgcacatatttattatgcatatgTAAAGGCATATAAATAtggtatatatacatacatgtataaaattattatatatacatatatatcatataaattaGCAAGCTTATACCCAGCTtggcaattttaattttaaaaatgtttatatgtgttgtatattttatctatGTGCAGGCGTGCATATACCcatgtatacacatacatatgtatatacattttttattctcttttttaaattcgatggattaaaaaaacatttttaaaagatattaacacacactcaaatattataataacaatatcgTGCAGATTCTAAAAGAATACCATAGACAacttcatttaaaaaatcacaaaaacatatatatagggTTTTGCtgttaaacaataattttttatatgtagaCTTAAAAAGGAGTGATGAAATTTGGTTAGAATTCGTGAATTGTGTGAACAGTATCAACATGCTCTTAATATCTTGCTGAATTCTAAtagcggaagagagaaaaatattttatcagatttttGATCAGCCAATAAtgattataatgaaaatactGTAGTTAGGAACTATTAACTCCGAAAgtaaaatttgcataattctCACTCGCTTACATCTACCTTAACTTTGACCTTAAATTTCCTTGCTCGAATTGGAATTATCGATTATAATAGTGCCTCTAATAATCTAAACGCATTACCTGAGATCAATGCTAATAGTGTACTTAATAAGATTAAGATCAATGCTTTTCATTATGTTAACAGGTTCATTTGTTTCCTGCTTCCTTCTTGCGTTCttagaaaaaaaatctttttacagCTACACCAAGAGTAAAGGAACTTGCTCCTATAGCCAggatccataaaactttttcgcTGAAACGAAGTTCCCGTTTTTCCAGTACCCTTAGTGTATATAAAGCAAAGcgctttattttcttaatttctctATATATTGATTTTGGTATTACTTTTCCGTCatcaattttacattcattAGTAGGCCATGTGCTTCTAGGAAGCCAAAACTCCTCCTCagttcttcttcttttatataGTGTTGCTTCTACATCCTTTTTGTGGTTATTGAAAAAGATTATTGTatctgtaaataatataaaaatacatgtataaatctataaaaattatatgcataacggattttacatttaaaaaatgtataaataaaaaatatactgtttatttatattagcgAGCAAGAAAagtaagaaagaagaaatttcagTGACTTTTTTACCGTTTAGAAACTTAGTTTCCGAATCGGGTGGACCACCATGTTCTAGAATGTAGTTTATAGTTTCTGCAGCCTCCTGGTACTCTCCCATTATAATTTCTGCGGATGCGATGCTCTGTAATGTCCTTAGAGGTTTTACTGCGACTGCTTCCAAGTTAATTTCATGGAACCATTCCTTTCCGTGTTTTTCCAacgatataaaacaattttgtagAAAGTATTGCAGCACAAAACTACTGCTTGTTTGGGTGATCGGAAagctttaaaaaaattcaaataagtgatcatacataatacatattttgttattacacAGCATTACTtgattagaaataattaattctaatagGTAAATATAGAATAGGAAGATAAGattagaagaaaatataagaaattaaaataaattataagatataagaataagaaaatctaataaaaagatgtacaagtaaattatataatttataagacCATTACAATGCATTTTGTGCAGGTTTATCTTTGTGCTTTCCAGAGCTTTTTCTCTTCACATTTACCAGTTTAACTAAGTACCAAATAGTTGCATTATGTGCCAAGCCAGTTCTTTGCCCATACTTATTAAAAGTATGTACTGAACCAATTTCAAATCTAGCGCATTCATCCACATGCATTGTTTGTAGCGCTATATCTATTCcctaaaattcaaataatatcGTCATCAAAgtgtgaataaattaaattaaaataagaatacAAAGTGTAGCTTAtagctataaatatatagatataataccGCGCATATATCCAGATTTCCTACATATATAGGACGGTTAAAACATTCATCCACAATTGTGCCATTGCTAAGTGCGCCAAAAAGATTTATGATGCAGATATCACCCTTTTTTGGTTTTTCTTCATGTTGTACGCCCGCTTCTATAATTTGCTTCTTTATGTTTCTATAACTACCTATCGAATCACTCTCActcatttttgttaaataattgtgaaCGTTCACCTTATTGTGAATGCCATGAGTAGAAACAAATTGCCCTAACTGAAATCCTTTGAAGCTCGATAAAGGgcaatcttttatttcaactGCTGATTTTGATTGACCATGCTgtttttctgtaattttatCTATTTGGTTTTTAAATCGATTTCCTTTTATACTTTCATCTGCTTCAGAATCTTCGTCATCTAATGAACTATCTAATGAATATAACTCAGCAGAAAGCAATTCTGCTTCTGCTTTTAGTGCATCCGCACTCAAGTTTTCCGGATCAAAGTCTGTGAATTTGTTTGATGTTATTCCTTTTATTACTGTTATTGGAACCTGGTAAAGTAAATTACTTCCTGCAGCTTCATCTGGCGTTCGCCAATTCGAACTTTTAAGGGCGGGATTCTGTGGTCCTTCTTTtaccatttttattgtttccatcttgaatataaaatttttttcataatacgcaatttcaaattggttttcttaaaattgtaaaatagttATGATATTCTCTCTACATTCTTGCtatattgcaaaaaataaCTATGTTATATAGTTACTAAAGTACAGTATTTATTCTAccttatatgtataatataaattattgcatCTTACATGTACAatcaaaaaaattacataaaattaatttattgaagcATTTgacataaatgttttataataatttctttgtacTAGAGTACAAACTTTCAATTGGACACATTAAAATCGACCTACTATtcatattaacaaaaaatatgtCACAAACAAAAACTATTCTCACCAATGATAGGCGGATGGTAGGGAAACCCATGGTTTCTGTGTTCTTTATGCCAAGTAGCTCATCCATCTTCTGCAAGGTCTTCAAGGGTGATTTGgtcttaaatgtaaatttttttttcataatcaATTACAAAATGGTTTTTTACAATTGTGAAATAGTTATTATGATCTTTCATAACATTTTCGtcacatgtaaaaataattatatagttgctatattatatagttaGTAAAGTAAACTGTATTTATTCTaccttatataatataaattattgtatcttATGTATACAatcaaaaaaattacataaaattaatttgttgaagCATTTgacataaatgttttataatactttcttTTTACTAGAGCACAAACTTTCAATTGGACACATTAAAATCGACCTATCTATTTATACTAACAACAAATATGTCATAAACAAAACCTATTCCCACCGATGGTTTTCCATCATCTGCACTGCTTCTGCCAAATATCTCATCCATCTTCTGAAAGGTCTTCAAGGGTGGGTTGGTCATCTTAAACAtacagtttttttttcataatattcaaTTACAAAATGGTTTTTTACAATTGTGAAATAGTTATTATGATCTTTCATAACATTTTCACcacatgtaaaaataagtacATAGTTgctatattatacatatagttACTAAAGTAAACTATATTTATTCTAccttatacaatataaattattgcatCTTACCTATACAATCAAACCAATTACAAAACATTAGTTTTATACAGCATTccatataaatgttttataatttaaaatttaataatttctttttactgAAGCACGTCAAATCTCCAACTGAGCGCATTAAAATCATCCTACATACTCATACTAACAAAAACATGTGACACAAACGCGATTCTCACTGATCCTTTTGTTTCTGCACGGGTAGAATTGGAATCAAACTCAAAACAACTACATAAACGAAAAGTTGTTCTTAACTATTACGGAGAACATTTCGAGACACTTAactgtattaaattaaatatatattaaatcttaAGCATTAAAAGGTCATATTATATCGTACGATCATTATAGTCCAGTTAGCACTGCGAATACTACAAAACACTTTCTCTGCTTCGTTTTATTTCaaaggaaaaggatagaaagtctTTTGTAGCATTCGTAGCACTCGCTAGACTATAGCCTATACTACATATCCTAGTACGACACAGGACATGTGATAACaggagagcggtcacgctacCGTTTACacccatatttttgcattgagaaatttgagaaatacaacaccaaatgtgaacttacattccatttaacatgcacatgatCTTTTGTCATTATGAAATcatgtgcatgtgcatgttaaatggaatgtaagttcacattcggtgttgtatttctcaaatttctcaatgcaaaaatatgagCGTAAACGGcggcgtgaccgctctcaggttcctctctggtgataatcaaagaaaaaaagaaattcgttGTTCCATGCAGCAAAAATATTGAGGGTACTTGAAAAATACTTTACTAGACTCTTACGATTTGATACGATATTTCTGAATAAAGGATTATTCTGTAGAGATTATGTACCTTGGAATAGTAAGCTACGGACGTACTCTTCTCCACCCTCTTCTCAACTAACTTCGTCAACAGTATTCGAAAGAGTAGGAAGATTAGTAAGGTAGAATTAGAAATATGAGGATCGGTTTTCGTGTTCGTGCATGCGCAATGAACACAACTTCAGTGATGAGTGAAGTATCTAGTgtgaataaaagaatatatatcgATAGCCTATACAAAATGTcagaagaatataataataaggaaATAAGATGATAagattgtaaaataatgtacatttcttttaaataacgaAACAGATATCTTCTTTGAGAGAAAAATCACAGAATATCAACATATTGCGTGAAAAACTGCCGAAAACCTTACCAGtatttttacaaaagtaaaagatacatatgtattacactcata encodes the following:
- the LOC105286752 gene encoding uncharacterized protein LOC105286752, whose translation is MTNPPLKTFQKMDEIFGRSSADDGKPSTKSPLKTLQKMDELLGIKNTETMGFPTIRLSLMETIKMVKEGPQNPALKSSNWRTPDEAAGSNLLYQVPITVIKGITSNKFTDFDPENLSADALKAEAELLSAELYSLDSSLDDEDSEADESIKGNRFKNQIDKITEKQHGQSKSAVEIKDCPLSSFKGFQLGQFVSTHGIHNKVNVHNYLTKMSESDSIGSYRNIKKQIIEAGVQHEEKPKKGDICIINLFGALSNGTIVDECFNRPIYVGNLDICAGIDIALQTMHVDECARFEIGSVHTFNKYGQRTGLAHNATIWYLVKLVNVKRKSSGKHKDKPAQNAFFPITQTSSSFVLQYFLQNCFISLEKHGKEWFHEINLEAVAVKPLRTLQSIASAEIIMGEYQEAAETINYILEHGGPPDSETKFLNDTIIFFNNHKKDVEATLYKRRRTEEEFWLPRSTWPTNECKIDDGKVIPKSIYREIKKIKRFALYTLRVLEKRELRFSEKVLWILAIGASSFTLGVAVKRFFF